A genomic window from Halorubrum lacusprofundi ATCC 49239 includes:
- a CDS encoding ArsR/SmtB family transcription factor → MSQFDRTAGADAGAETDTATETEPAAETDAGSDIDSDDDLTAALRTESRVLPAEVFATLGNDTRVDILRALLELGADEEPVSFTDLFERVDIDDSANFNYHLRQLTGHFVKRSDDGYEFRYPGRKVVSAIFTGTLTDRAQVGFFPVEGSCYDCDGDLHGWYVDDTLTVGCADCGTIQVSYPFPSGGLDDRTTDELLQAFHHYVRHHYCLAADGVCPECTGAVETTLVRDPDEEDLDVAVEHVCQRCNYRLRSTVGVTLLDHAETLLFFSERGVDLNTEPFWGFDWCVSDERTTIVAEDPLRVQLSLPCGGDELRVVVDGSVDVVETTLVE, encoded by the coding sequence GTGAGTCAGTTCGATCGAACCGCCGGCGCGGACGCGGGTGCGGAGACCGACACAGCGACCGAAACGGAGCCGGCGGCGGAGACAGACGCGGGGTCGGACATCGACTCCGACGACGACCTGACGGCCGCCCTCCGGACGGAGTCCCGAGTGCTCCCCGCGGAGGTGTTCGCCACCCTCGGCAATGATACTCGAGTCGACATCCTGCGCGCACTCCTTGAACTCGGCGCCGACGAGGAGCCGGTGAGCTTCACCGATCTCTTCGAGCGGGTCGACATTGACGACAGCGCCAACTTCAACTACCACCTCCGACAGCTCACCGGTCACTTCGTCAAGCGGAGCGACGACGGCTACGAGTTCCGGTACCCCGGCCGCAAGGTCGTCAGCGCGATCTTCACCGGCACCCTCACCGATCGGGCGCAAGTTGGGTTCTTCCCGGTCGAGGGGTCGTGTTACGACTGCGACGGCGACCTCCACGGCTGGTACGTCGACGACACGCTCACCGTGGGGTGTGCCGACTGCGGCACGATTCAGGTGAGCTACCCGTTCCCCTCCGGTGGGCTCGACGACCGCACAACCGACGAGCTGCTGCAGGCGTTCCACCACTACGTCCGCCACCACTACTGTCTGGCCGCGGACGGAGTTTGCCCCGAATGCACCGGCGCGGTCGAGACGACGCTCGTCCGCGACCCCGACGAGGAGGATCTCGACGTCGCCGTCGAACACGTCTGTCAGCGGTGTAACTACCGGCTGCGGTCGACGGTCGGGGTCACCCTCTTGGACCACGCCGAGACGCTGCTGTTCTTCTCCGAGCGCGGCGTCGACCTGAACACCGAGCCGTTCTGGGGGTTCGACTGGTGCGTGAGCGACGAGCGGACGACGATCGTTGCCGAGGACCCACTCCGGGTCCAACTCTCGCTTCCTTGCGGGGGCGACGAGCTTCGCGTGGTCGTCGACGGGTCGGTCGATGTGGTGGAGACGACGCTGGTTGAGTAG
- the sod gene encoding superoxide dismutase, translating to MSYELDPLPYDYDALEPHISEQVLEWHHDTHHQGYVNGWNSAEETLEANRDAGDFSSSGGAIRNVTHNSSGHILHDLFWQNMSPEGGDEPEGALADQIEEDFGSYDAWKGEFEAAASAASGWALLVYDTFSNQLRNVVVDKHDQGAIWGGHPILALDVWEHSYYHDYGPARGEFVDNFFEVVDWNEPATRYEQAVELFE from the coding sequence ATGAGCTACGAACTTGATCCGCTGCCGTACGATTACGACGCATTGGAGCCGCACATTTCCGAGCAGGTGCTCGAATGGCATCACGACACTCACCACCAGGGCTACGTGAACGGGTGGAACTCGGCCGAGGAGACGCTTGAGGCGAACCGCGACGCTGGAGACTTCTCATCGTCGGGCGGGGCGATCCGAAACGTGACCCATAATTCGTCGGGTCACATCCTGCACGATCTGTTCTGGCAGAACATGAGTCCGGAAGGCGGCGACGAGCCTGAAGGCGCACTTGCCGACCAGATCGAGGAGGACTTCGGCTCGTACGACGCCTGGAAGGGCGAGTTCGAGGCGGCGGCGTCCGCCGCGTCCGGCTGGGCGCTCTTAGTGTACGACACGTTCTCGAACCAGCTGCGGAACGTCGTGGTCGACAAGCACGACCAGGGCGCGATCTGGGGCGGCCACCCGATTCTCGCGCTGGACGTATGGGAACACTCCTACTACCACGACTACGGCCCGGCTCGTGGCGAGTTCGTCGACAACTTCTTCGAGGTCGTCGACTGGAACGAGCCCGCGACCCGCTACGAGCAGGCCGTCGAGCTGTTCGAGTAA
- a CDS encoding pirin family protein, whose amino-acid sequence MTPDESGASVEPLSGETVRHGTGVNSDRAFPTNGHPDNLDPFVLFERFYIDPDKGFPMHPHKGFEIVSYMIEGGMDHADSLGVEHTARENEAMRITTGSGIRHSEFPADDEACNGLQLWVNLPREEKEADPDYVDASAEELPTTELDGATVTTVVGEGSPIELHTPMEYLDVHVSDTWTWEIPDEWSGFLYGVEGSGTVREGDAAAGAGADIRCEFGAGDVLPNADARDVTVESDEEDGLRFVAVSGRPHGEPIRQQGPFVL is encoded by the coding sequence ATGACACCAGACGAGAGCGGCGCGAGCGTCGAGCCGCTCTCCGGCGAGACGGTCCGGCACGGAACCGGCGTGAACTCCGACCGTGCGTTCCCGACGAACGGCCATCCCGACAACCTCGACCCGTTCGTGCTGTTCGAGCGGTTCTACATCGACCCCGACAAGGGGTTCCCGATGCACCCGCACAAGGGGTTCGAGATCGTCTCGTACATGATCGAGGGCGGGATGGACCACGCGGACTCGCTCGGCGTCGAGCACACCGCGCGCGAAAACGAGGCGATGCGGATCACGACCGGGAGCGGCATCCGCCACTCGGAGTTCCCCGCCGACGACGAGGCCTGCAACGGGCTCCAGCTCTGGGTGAACCTCCCGCGCGAGGAGAAGGAGGCGGATCCGGACTACGTCGACGCGAGCGCCGAGGAGCTCCCCACGACCGAACTCGACGGCGCGACCGTCACGACCGTCGTGGGCGAGGGCTCGCCGATCGAGTTGCACACCCCGATGGAGTATCTCGACGTTCACGTCAGCGATACGTGGACGTGGGAGATTCCCGACGAGTGGTCCGGATTCCTCTACGGCGTCGAGGGGAGCGGGACCGTCAGGGAGGGCGACGCAGCCGCCGGTGCCGGTGCCGACATCCGCTGCGAGTTCGGCGCAGGCGACGTGCTACCGAACGCGGACGCACGAGACGTGACGGTCGAGAGCGACGAGGAAGATGGGCTTCGCTTCGTCGCCGTCTCCGGGCGGCCGCACGGCGAACCGATCCGCCAACAGGGGCCGTTCGTCCTATAA
- a CDS encoding haloacid dehalogenase type II, with amino-acid sequence MPLDPDRVQTVTFDSYSTLVDVEAAEAALAERVPDPEPVSRLWRSRSLAYTFVANAIDAYQPFYEMNRDALTYALAAHNVDLSSAERDEILAVYHELEVFDDVRSGIERLREGGYEPYVLSNGNPEMLDSMVEHAGIGDLIAGTISADEVETFKPAAELYRHGAARTGTPIDEIVHVTAGWFDVLGASHAGMQAVRVDRKGTPWEPFAGDPDMTVESIHELADALGV; translated from the coding sequence ATGCCACTCGATCCGGACCGCGTTCAGACCGTCACCTTCGACTCGTACAGCACCCTCGTCGACGTGGAGGCGGCCGAGGCGGCGCTCGCCGAGCGCGTCCCCGACCCGGAGCCGGTGTCGCGGCTCTGGCGGTCGCGGTCGCTGGCGTACACCTTCGTCGCGAACGCGATCGACGCCTACCAGCCGTTCTACGAGATGAACCGCGACGCGCTGACGTACGCCTTGGCGGCTCACAACGTTGATCTGTCGTCCGCCGAACGCGACGAGATCCTCGCGGTGTACCACGAACTGGAGGTGTTCGACGACGTGCGCTCAGGGATCGAGCGCCTACGGGAGGGCGGCTACGAGCCGTACGTGCTCTCGAACGGAAACCCGGAGATGCTCGATTCGATGGTCGAACACGCCGGTATCGGCGATCTCATCGCTGGGACGATAAGCGCCGACGAGGTGGAGACGTTCAAGCCGGCGGCGGAGCTGTACCGCCACGGCGCCGCCCGAACCGGGACACCGATCGACGAGATCGTTCACGTCACCGCGGGCTGGTTCGATGTGTTGGGCGCGTCGCACGCGGGGATGCAGGCAGTTCGCGTCGACCGGAAGGGGACGCCGTGGGAGCCGTTTGCGGGCGATCCGGATATGACAGTCGAATCGATCCACGAGCTGGCCGACGCGCTGGGAGTCTGA
- a CDS encoding protein sorting system archaetidylserine decarboxylase, which produces MARNPPLATVLPFDVVDEAWRLALAPALAAAVTLPFLPPVGIGLLALAFGVLWFHRDPDRSTPDAEGIVVAPADGTVSVVRKEGERLRVGVFMNVTDVHVNRAPLAGEVREVRHRPGANRPAFDKESDRNEQVAIDFGEYELLVIAGWFARRIHPSVEPGDAVDRGERVGHVSFGSRADVILPADIDETDLLVSEGDAVRAGETIIAERD; this is translated from the coding sequence ATGGCCCGGAACCCCCCGCTCGCGACGGTCCTCCCGTTCGACGTCGTCGACGAAGCGTGGCGGCTGGCGCTCGCGCCCGCGCTCGCCGCCGCCGTGACGCTGCCGTTCTTGCCGCCGGTCGGGATCGGCCTGTTGGCGCTCGCGTTCGGCGTCCTCTGGTTCCACCGCGACCCCGACCGCTCGACGCCAGATGCCGAGGGGATTGTCGTCGCCCCCGCCGACGGAACTGTCTCGGTCGTCCGCAAGGAGGGCGAACGGCTCCGCGTTGGCGTGTTCATGAACGTCACCGACGTGCACGTGAATCGCGCGCCGCTCGCGGGCGAGGTCCGCGAGGTTCGGCACCGCCCCGGCGCGAATCGGCCCGCCTTCGACAAGGAGTCCGACCGCAACGAGCAGGTCGCGATCGACTTCGGCGAGTACGAACTGTTGGTCATCGCCGGCTGGTTCGCTCGCCGGATCCATCCCTCGGTCGAGCCCGGCGATGCCGTCGACCGCGGCGAGCGCGTGGGCCACGTCTCGTTCGGCTCGCGGGCAGACGTGATCCTCCCCGCCGATATCGACGAGACTGACCTCCTCGTGAGCGAGGGTGACGCGGTGCGCGCCGGCGAGACGATCATCGCCGAGCGGGACTGA
- a CDS encoding AAA family ATPase, with amino-acid sequence MEGPLWIDAHAPALDEIRQDEARQRLERAVDEPMNLVVQGPPGVGKTAATRALTRVAHETPDADLIEINVADFFGRTKKEIRSDPRFEGFLQGRSRMAKRDMINRVLKESASYAPMSGEYKTVLLDNAEAIREDFQQALRRVMEQHHRTTQFVIATRQPSKLIAPIRSRCFPVRVRAPTTDETIDVLETICEREGVDYDGNGLEFVASAAGGDLRKAILSAQATAAEGGEITMSTAYETLGEVGDDDAIREALADARAGDFKDARSTLDDLLDDGGYDGEELLRETLRVARAGSEYGGDDLARLHVLAGEADLDLVDGLDDRTHLVHLLSAWAAGRTELRPDLRDPVEA; translated from the coding sequence ATGGAGGGACCGCTGTGGATCGACGCGCACGCCCCGGCGCTCGATGAGATCCGTCAAGACGAGGCCCGCCAGCGGCTGGAGCGCGCGGTCGATGAGCCGATGAACCTCGTCGTGCAGGGGCCGCCCGGTGTCGGAAAGACGGCAGCGACGCGGGCGTTGACCCGGGTCGCCCACGAAACCCCCGACGCCGACCTGATCGAGATCAATGTCGCCGACTTCTTCGGCCGGACCAAAAAGGAGATCCGGAGCGATCCCCGCTTTGAGGGGTTCCTACAGGGTCGAAGCCGGATGGCGAAACGCGACATGATAAACCGGGTGCTGAAGGAGTCGGCGTCGTACGCGCCAATGTCGGGCGAGTACAAAACGGTCCTGTTGGACAACGCCGAAGCCATCCGCGAGGACTTCCAGCAGGCGCTCCGACGTGTGATGGAACAGCACCATCGTACCACACAGTTCGTGATCGCCACCCGACAGCCGTCGAAACTCATCGCGCCGATCCGCTCGCGATGTTTTCCGGTTCGCGTGCGTGCGCCGACAACCGACGAGACGATCGACGTCCTCGAAACGATCTGTGAGCGCGAGGGCGTCGACTACGACGGCAACGGGCTGGAGTTCGTCGCCAGCGCGGCCGGCGGCGATCTCCGAAAGGCGATCCTCTCGGCGCAGGCCACCGCGGCCGAGGGCGGCGAGATCACCATGTCGACCGCCTACGAGACGCTCGGCGAGGTCGGCGACGACGACGCGATCCGGGAGGCGCTCGCCGATGCCCGTGCCGGCGACTTCAAGGACGCTCGCTCGACCCTTGACGACCTGCTCGACGATGGTGGATACGACGGCGAGGAACTGCTGCGCGAGACCTTGCGAGTCGCCCGTGCCGGCTCCGAGTACGGCGGCGACGATCTCGCGCGGCTCCACGTCCTCGCCGGCGAGGCCGACCTCGATCTCGTCGACGGGCTCGACGACCGCACCCACCTCGTTCACCTGCTCTCGGCGTGGGCCGCGGGGCGCACCGAGCTCCGACCAGACCTCCGAGACCCCGTGGAGGCCTGA
- a CDS encoding ABC transporter substrate-binding protein, which yields MSHDSRSDDNNRLTRRHYVAGAGTLATVGIAGCSGGGDGSDGSDGSDGSDGSDGSDGSDGGSGEPVEVLHGWTGGDGAAAAEALEAAFNEVHPDVGLEMNPIGGGGNQNLDAVVANRLQSDDPPGSFAGWPGPNLLRYQGVLGSVDDVWEENGFEDAMVEEAVELHKQNGSYRAVPLGSHRLNCLFYNVSVVEDAGIDVDSLNSPSALIDAFETVSSETDAIPMTHGMSGTWTTTQLWGAVMLGVNGYQPYMDFLEGNGDESAVRSAFETTAEMLENHISDDAASIGLTQSNQNIINGDAAFIHQGNWAAGAFRNAENFEYGDDWGFKTFPGTEGMYTLHFDSFLYPSDNPTPEASKTWEAFAGSPEAQIAFNQYKGSIPTRTDVSMEEFGPYLQETAEDFANAEYRPPNLQHGLGVPSETMTALNDVISSEFTGPYNVDAATQGFLNAVSN from the coding sequence ATGTCACACGACAGCCGATCCGACGACAACAACCGCCTTACGCGTCGCCACTACGTGGCCGGCGCCGGTACCCTCGCAACCGTGGGGATCGCCGGCTGTTCCGGCGGTGGCGACGGCAGTGACGGTTCCGACGGCAGTGACGGCAGTGACGGTTCCGACGGCTCCGACGGGAGCGACGGCGGCTCCGGTGAGCCTGTCGAGGTACTCCACGGCTGGACCGGCGGCGACGGCGCCGCCGCGGCCGAGGCATTGGAGGCAGCGTTCAACGAGGTTCACCCCGATGTCGGCCTCGAGATGAACCCCATCGGCGGCGGCGGCAACCAGAACCTCGACGCAGTCGTCGCGAACCGACTCCAGAGTGACGATCCGCCGGGATCGTTCGCCGGCTGGCCCGGTCCGAACCTCCTCCGCTATCAGGGGGTCCTCGGCAGCGTCGACGACGTTTGGGAGGAGAACGGCTTCGAGGACGCGATGGTCGAGGAGGCGGTCGAGCTCCACAAGCAGAACGGCAGCTACCGCGCCGTGCCGCTCGGCTCCCACCGACTGAACTGCCTCTTCTACAACGTCTCCGTCGTCGAGGACGCGGGGATCGATGTCGACTCGCTGAATAGCCCCTCGGCACTCATCGACGCCTTCGAGACGGTTTCCAGCGAGACCGACGCGATTCCGATGACCCACGGGATGTCCGGGACGTGGACGACGACGCAGCTGTGGGGCGCCGTGATGCTCGGCGTCAACGGCTACCAGCCGTATATGGACTTCCTCGAGGGTAACGGCGACGAGAGCGCCGTCCGGTCGGCGTTCGAGACGACCGCAGAGATGCTGGAGAACCATATCAGTGACGACGCGGCTTCGATCGGTCTGACCCAGTCGAACCAGAACATCATCAACGGCGACGCCGCGTTTATCCACCAAGGTAACTGGGCGGCGGGCGCGTTCCGGAACGCCGAGAACTTCGAGTACGGAGACGACTGGGGCTTCAAGACGTTCCCCGGGACCGAGGGAATGTACACCCTCCACTTCGACTCGTTCCTCTACCCGTCGGACAACCCGACGCCCGAGGCCTCGAAGACCTGGGAGGCGTTCGCCGGCAGCCCGGAGGCCCAGATCGCGTTCAACCAGTACAAGGGCTCGATCCCGACTCGGACCGACGTGAGCATGGAGGAGTTCGGTCCGTACCTCCAGGAGACGGCCGAGGACTTCGCGAACGCGGAGTACCGACCGCCGAACCTTCAGCACGGCCTCGGCGTCCCCTCCGAGACGATGACGGCGCTCAACGACGTCATCTCTTCGGAGTTCACGGGACCGTACAACGTCGACGCCGCGACGCAGGGCTTCCTGAACGCGGTGTCGAACTGA
- a CDS encoding carbohydrate ABC transporter permease, whose product MHRTISPSSRDDDSEVRTDGGVVSDGPGADPAPEPDRDLTTRLKATLDQRFGSDFIESSVFWLPPFLLMGLFVYGAIIWNLLISLTDYQRFENAPDYSNLDFEMYTRALADTGFIDAAINTLILLIAFTAGTLVVGLVLAILIDRGIRFENTFRTIYLLPMSLSFVVTAQFWLWIYNYNNGIANNVIGTVGLGPVSWLGNQDIVLYAVIFALMWQFSGYAMVVYLAGLRAIPTEHYEAATVDGASTLKMYWRVIIPQLKGATISAAVVLMVFGMKAFDFLYSLSGGYRPPNGADILATKMVREAYANLNWAYGSAIAIVLFGMALSVIGPYLVYEYRRDNL is encoded by the coding sequence TTGCACCGGACGATCAGTCCCTCCTCGAGGGACGACGACAGCGAGGTCCGTACCGACGGCGGGGTCGTGAGCGACGGCCCTGGCGCCGACCCGGCGCCGGAACCGGACCGGGACCTGACGACCCGTCTCAAGGCGACCTTGGACCAGCGCTTCGGGAGCGACTTCATCGAGTCGTCCGTCTTCTGGCTCCCTCCGTTCCTGCTGATGGGGCTGTTCGTCTACGGTGCGATCATCTGGAACCTGCTGATCTCGCTGACCGACTACCAGCGCTTCGAGAACGCGCCGGACTACTCGAACCTCGACTTCGAGATGTACACGCGTGCGCTCGCAGACACCGGGTTCATCGACGCCGCGATCAACACGCTCATCCTGCTTATCGCGTTCACGGCGGGGACGCTCGTGGTCGGCCTCGTGCTGGCTATCCTAATCGATAGAGGGATCCGGTTCGAGAACACGTTCCGGACGATCTATCTCCTGCCGATGAGCCTCTCGTTCGTGGTGACCGCCCAGTTCTGGCTGTGGATCTACAACTACAACAACGGGATCGCCAACAACGTCATCGGCACTGTCGGTCTCGGCCCAGTGAGCTGGCTCGGCAACCAGGACATCGTCCTCTACGCGGTCATCTTCGCGTTGATGTGGCAGTTCTCGGGGTACGCGATGGTCGTGTACCTCGCTGGGCTCCGAGCCATTCCGACAGAGCACTACGAGGCGGCCACGGTCGACGGCGCGTCGACCCTGAAGATGTACTGGCGCGTTATCATCCCCCAGTTGAAGGGCGCGACGATCAGCGCCGCCGTAGTGCTGATGGTGTTCGGGATGAAGGCCTTCGACTTCCTCTACTCGCTGTCAGGGGGATACCGGCCGCCGAACGGCGCCGATATCTTAGCGACGAAGATGGTTCGTGAGGCGTACGCGAATCTCAACTGGGCGTACGGGTCGGCGATCGCGATCGTCCTGTTCGGAATGGCGCTCAGCGTCATCGGCCCCTACCTTGTGTACGAATACCGGAGGGACAACCTATGA
- a CDS encoding carbohydrate ABC transporter permease produces MSNAKPRTDGGATATARLRRTIDQLTAEDIGLYVVLTLAAAFYLVPIESGLVTSFKTGTAIIETAPFAPPGPSGFTLEKWQTATDTLLRGMGNSLLYAVPATVISAFVGSVTAYGLTIPTWKKSYKAVVLMLIVAGIFIPYQAVLVPLTQFWSQWVQLGDALSFVWALGIDDDYVGIIELVITHVAYGLPICTLLFRTYYKTMSDEMIESARLDGATLRRVYRRIVLPLSGPMFAVVLIYQFTQIWNDLLFTLVIVSTESSPAAPVVLILAGLGSSLEGQDFALRMAGAFFAALPTLAVYILFGEEFAEGVAA; encoded by the coding sequence ATGAGCAACGCAAAACCTCGAACCGACGGCGGCGCAACGGCGACGGCGCGGCTGCGCCGGACCATCGATCAGCTGACGGCCGAGGATATCGGCCTGTACGTTGTCCTGACACTCGCGGCGGCGTTCTACCTCGTTCCCATCGAATCTGGCCTGGTCACGTCGTTCAAGACCGGCACCGCGATCATCGAGACGGCGCCGTTCGCCCCACCCGGCCCGTCCGGGTTCACACTCGAGAAGTGGCAGACGGCGACCGATACCCTGCTGCGTGGGATGGGGAACAGCCTGCTGTACGCTGTGCCCGCGACGGTCATCTCGGCGTTCGTCGGGAGCGTCACGGCGTACGGCCTGACGATCCCAACCTGGAAGAAGTCGTACAAGGCAGTGGTACTCATGCTCATCGTCGCCGGGATCTTCATCCCGTATCAGGCGGTGCTGGTCCCGCTGACCCAGTTCTGGTCGCAGTGGGTCCAGCTCGGCGACGCGTTATCGTTCGTCTGGGCGCTCGGGATCGACGACGACTACGTTGGCATCATCGAGTTGGTGATCACCCACGTCGCCTACGGGCTCCCCATCTGTACGCTCCTGTTCCGGACGTACTACAAGACGATGAGCGACGAGATGATCGAGTCGGCCCGCCTTGACGGAGCGACGCTCCGTCGGGTGTACCGACGGATCGTCCTCCCGCTCTCGGGACCGATGTTCGCCGTCGTCTTAATCTATCAGTTCACCCAGATCTGGAACGATCTCCTCTTTACGCTGGTGATCGTCTCGACGGAATCGAGCCCTGCGGCGCCCGTCGTGTTGATCCTTGCGGGACTCGGGAGCTCGCTGGAGGGACAAGACTTCGCGCTCCGGATGGCCGGGGCATTCTTCGCGGCGCTGCCGACGCTTGCGGTGTACATCCTCTTCGGCGAGGAGTTCGCCGAGGGGGTGGCGGCGTGA
- a CDS encoding ABC transporter ATP-binding protein, translating to MATLELNSITKTFQDGDEEIVAVDDVSMSIDDGEFLVVVGPSGCGKSTTLRMIAGLETITSGTLSIDDRVVNDVKSQDRDIAMVFQSYALYPHMSVRQNMSFGLEESTDLLDDEINRMVSETGEMLGISPLLDRKPSDLSGGQQQRVALGRAIVRDPEVFLMDEPLSNLDAKLRAEMRTELQRLQNDLGVTTVYVTHDQTEAMTMGDRIAILDGGKLQQIASPLKCYHEPANQFVASFLGEPSMNFFDVTLDGDRLVGDVFEYPIGDDVRVDLGETADLVMGIRPEAIKLVASKSDAHEFEMTVDVVEPMGDENTVYLHFDPDADPESAATLVATIDGFTQVSEGDSVVAQIPEDAIHIFDRVTGEALHNRSMKDAADQVNLA from the coding sequence ATGGCAACGCTTGAACTCAACTCGATAACGAAGACGTTCCAGGACGGCGACGAGGAAATCGTCGCGGTCGACGATGTGTCGATGTCGATCGACGACGGCGAGTTCCTCGTCGTCGTCGGTCCGTCCGGCTGCGGGAAGTCCACGACGCTCCGGATGATCGCTGGCTTGGAGACGATCACCTCCGGCACGCTCAGCATCGACGATCGCGTCGTTAACGACGTGAAATCACAGGACCGGGATATCGCGATGGTGTTCCAGTCGTACGCGCTCTACCCGCACATGAGTGTCCGGCAGAACATGTCATTCGGACTGGAGGAATCGACGGACCTCCTCGACGACGAGATTAACCGGATGGTGTCTGAAACCGGCGAGATGCTCGGAATTTCGCCGCTGCTCGATCGAAAGCCGAGCGATCTCTCGGGCGGGCAACAGCAGCGCGTCGCACTCGGCCGCGCCATCGTCCGCGACCCTGAGGTGTTCCTGATGGACGAGCCCCTCAGCAACCTCGACGCGAAGCTCCGTGCGGAGATGCGGACGGAACTACAGCGGCTTCAGAACGATCTCGGTGTGACGACGGTGTACGTCACGCACGACCAGACCGAGGCGATGACGATGGGCGATCGGATCGCCATCCTCGACGGCGGCAAACTGCAGCAGATCGCGTCGCCGCTGAAGTGCTACCACGAGCCGGCCAACCAGTTCGTCGCGAGCTTCCTCGGCGAGCCCTCGATGAACTTCTTCGACGTGACGCTCGACGGCGACCGGCTGGTCGGTGACGTCTTCGAGTATCCCATCGGCGACGACGTGCGTGTGGACCTCGGAGAGACGGCCGATCTTGTCATGGGGATTCGTCCCGAGGCGATCAAGCTCGTCGCGAGCAAGTCCGACGCACACGAGTTCGAAATGACCGTCGACGTCGTCGAACCGATGGGCGACGAGAACACGGTGTACCTCCATTTCGACCCCGACGCAGACCCCGAGTCCGCTGCGACCCTCGTCGCGACGATCGACGGGTTCACGCAGGTCAGTGAGGGAGACTCGGTCGTCGCGCAGATTCCGGAGGACGCGATCCACATCTTTGATCGCGTCACCGGCGAGGCGCTCCACAACCGGTCGATGAAGGACGCCGCTGATCAGGTCAACCTCGCCTGA
- a CDS encoding SHOCT domain-containing protein has translation MTGLSRRIAWNLRHRWRRIFALLVIGIGVAAPLITGLWWSLPLVWFFGLFVALPVLHTLTKPVPDEDSDDSDANAPDDPALRALRERYARGEIDEREFERKLDRLLETEDAETVDRSDAEDLAERVRDGLRREVERVRE, from the coding sequence ATGACCGGTCTCTCTCGCCGGATCGCGTGGAACCTTCGCCACCGCTGGCGGCGGATATTCGCGCTCCTCGTGATCGGTATCGGCGTCGCCGCCCCGCTCATCACCGGGCTCTGGTGGTCGCTGCCGCTCGTCTGGTTCTTCGGGCTGTTCGTCGCGTTGCCCGTCCTTCACACGCTGACGAAGCCGGTGCCCGACGAGGATAGCGACGACTCCGACGCCAATGCCCCCGACGACCCCGCCCTCCGCGCGCTCCGCGAGCGCTACGCTCGCGGCGAGATCGACGAGCGCGAGTTCGAGCGCAAGCTCGACCGGCTGCTGGAGACCGAAGACGCCGAGACCGTCGACCGCAGCGACGCCGAGGACCTCGCCGAGCGCGTTCGCGACGGACTCCGGCGCGAAGTCGAGCGGGTTCGCGAGTGA
- a CDS encoding DUF192 domain-containing protein — protein sequence MNRRLLAIASALGAIALLLVAAIAANPALLIAGYDTTTVEAVDGETGDSLATVETRVADGFAKQYVGLSETDELADDEGMLFVHDETGKHAYVMRGMSFGLDIVFVAPNGTVTEIHEAAPDSRPYTRYAGTGRYVLEAPRGWSERNGVGPGDRLVFEVD from the coding sequence GTGAACCGCCGCCTCCTCGCGATCGCTAGCGCCCTCGGCGCCATCGCCCTCCTGCTCGTCGCGGCGATCGCGGCGAACCCGGCCCTCCTGATCGCCGGCTACGACACCACGACCGTCGAGGCGGTCGACGGCGAGACGGGCGACTCGCTCGCAACCGTCGAGACGCGCGTCGCAGACGGCTTCGCGAAGCAGTACGTCGGCCTCTCCGAGACTGACGAGCTCGCCGACGACGAGGGAATGCTGTTCGTCCACGACGAGACGGGCAAACACGCCTACGTGATGCGAGGAATGTCGTTCGGGCTCGACATCGTCTTCGTCGCGCCGAACGGCACCGTCACCGAGATCCACGAGGCGGCGCCCGACTCGCGCCCGTACACCCGCTATGCGGGCACCGGTCGGTACGTCCTCGAAGCGCCGCGAGGGTGGAGCGAGCGCAACGGTGTCGGGCCGGGTGACCGGCTCGTCTTCGAGGTGGACTGA